The DNA region CCATGTACTCATACACTGACGGAAACCCGCGCCAGGAGTGGGTGGCTCATCTCCAAGCCGGAGCTGGGATAGTGGCTGACAGCAAACCAGACGACGAGCACCAGGAGTGCCTGAACAAGGCCGCTGGAGCTGCCCGTGCCATTGACCTTGCCGAATCTACATTTCTAGACGAGTAGCTGATCGTAGCAGAAACCTTAGCTTCCTGGCTGTGAAGCTCTAGGATTTATGCTGTTCTGAATGGAAACTCTTGTGTAATAAAGTTGTAATAAATGTTAAGTAGATGATAATTTCAGCCATCATAGCCAGTTTTAATCATGTTAAAATTTGGTGGCCGAAAGCGAACTAGGAAGTGCAGACTGCGATATTTGGCAAGAAcgttttcttaaaaaaaaattTTGGCAAGAACGTGGAAACACATAGGACAGCAAAAAAGGCATCCAACAGGAGCATATAATTGAAGAACTGAAACCTGCATTCAACGTCGGCTGCCTTTTGTTCTCTTTATAAATCTTGAAAACAATTGCACTGCTAATACATGCACAGCACCAACAGCACAATAGGCACAAGCACAATCAGTCAAATAGTGTTTCACTTTCACCGATATCCTACTGGTAAACGGTTCCAAACTGGGAATAGAAACATGCAGCTGTCAAACGATTGAACTAACACACGCAGATGTAATCAATTTAAGGCATATAAAAGAATTTTCAAAAGAAAGCACCACTAGATGTAATCAATTGAAGGTATCTATGTTCACATATCAAAAAGTTAAACTGATTACATTATACAAGTCGAGTACAAACATGTATCTGTCACCCTCTTCTTTCATGGCGTTCACTATTTTCATCGTACCTTGACCGCTTGCGATCCATGTCGTCATATCTGTGTCTTTCTGAtctttcttctcttccttgagAATACCTGTCATCGTTCCTATGCCTCTCACCTCTTGATCTTTCAGGTGACTTGTCATGCCTGTATCTGTCCCGATCTTCTGGTCTTCTATCATCATGCCTACTCCTAGAATCTCGCCCTCCATACCGCTCTGATCTGGATGATTCACCATCCCTAGAACTCCAACCAGTATTTGAATTTTTCTGAAAGTATATTTCACAACCATCAGAATAGGATGCTAGTATGATTACTCTATAAGTCTATATTTACAGAAAAAAAGGGTTAGTTATAAGCTACAAGGCCAATTGTATTGGCATCAGTTCCACATTAAAAGAACCTTATGCATATACAAATAGTGGTACTTCTTGTTAAAAGTTTCTAGCACATCTTCAAACAAGGAAACATGAGTACACTTGCAACAAACATTGTGCAAAATTGATAATACTCATTTTATAGCTACTAATGGAGATCTGAAAAGAATGTTTTGTACAAACATGTGCCACTGCAAGTCAAATATTGGGGTACCTACTGTTACATTCATAGTGAATAATCCTACCTGCTCATCATGGGAAAATTTGCAGGATGCTCCACGGTTGCACTCGCCTTTCTGGAAAGCATAGCAGATGCCACGACTCTTTGGTATATCATGGTGTTTGTCATGCTCCCATCGTGCACCGCTATCCTCTTTAGAACCCCAACCGGTGTTTGCATTTCTCTGAAAATACAATCCACGAACATCAGAACATGTCACCACGCATAAAGGGAAAGAATTTACAGCCAATAACAATAAACCAAGATAACTTGTTGCTACAACAGTGATTGGCATCAATATAAACAGAAAGTAGCAACATGAATTTTTGCAAAACCCATAAGAAGACATGCTACAAAAAGTAAGCAGGCAACAATCTTTCAGGGTCTGTCTGGAATCTGGACAGGGAGTATTTGGACCCAATATATCTTAAAATTTCCTATGGTGGCTCCTCTCCAATGTACCCCTCTCTAAAACATAAAGGGTGTTTAGTACTAAAGCATATCCCATAGAATCCCATAATAAAGCAAAGCAATCCTCACAAATGTAAATATGTTTTCGCCCTGATTAGGTCGTTCGATGATTCAACAAGAGAACAGGTTACATCATGTTAATGCAAAGGCCTAGCACATTTCAAACGTATGTTGTTTCGAGCAACCATGGTAAACCTTCATGAAACAATGGTTGTGAGGTGACAGGATACTGGTCTCCTCTAGCTATCAAATTGTCAGACAGCTGATATAGGTTTTTCCCCCTCAAACATACTACTGGTATTGGTTTGTTCACTGACATTCACAGCAATTAATCACATAACATTTGTGTTAATGCATTCACAGCACTGACCTGCTCATCATGCGAATATCTGCAGGAAGCTCCGCGATTGCACTCGCCTTTCTGGAAGGCGTAGCAAACTCCACGGGCCTCTCTCTTCTGCTGCCGCTCctcctcatcttcctcctccttcttcttgTACTTACTCACATGGTCAACCCTTATGATCCTCCCAACAACTTTAGCTCCATTCAAATTGTCTTCACCATGTGACAATTAGGCAAGCAATAACAAATATTAGGACTTCACCAGGCAATCAATTGAAACGGAACACTGAAGCGAcaaaggagagagggaaagagggGCGAAGAGAACGCTCACCGACAGCGAGAATCGTGCTCCTCTGGTCCTCGTACGCGAGGAACGCGAAGCCCTTGGATTTTCCGGTGCCCTTGTCGCGCACGAGGTTCACGTCGACCACCTCACCGTACCTGCGAAAGGGGCGGACCGGAAACCCGTTAGATCTCCCTGCCGGCATCCATTccaaggggaggggagggggcgaGAGGAAGGCCTGAAGTGGGGGAAGCGAGGCGCTGCGGCTCACTGCGCGAAGATGGCGAGGAGGTCGCCCTCGGTGAGGTCGAAGGGGACGCCGCCGACGAAGACGTAGGCGGAGTCCTTGAACTTGGCGTGCCACGACGCGTCCTCGCCGATGCCAAGGAGCGCCTCCTTCTGGTTGATAACCTGCGTCCGCTTCACCTGCGTCAGGGGATTCATCGTCGCcgactccggcgccgccgccgccgccgccggctacTCGAGCAGAATCGCGAGGAATAGCAGGGACACGGATTGGGAGATGAAGAGACAAGAGAGAGGCCGGTGTTTGGAATCGAAGGACCCAACCTTCTTTTGGGTTTAGCCCAACTTAGGGCTGTCGGCCCGGCCCGGCCGAATACCGACAGCTTATTTCCGTGCATTTTCATTGAAACGGCCGGGTCCTCCAAAGTCCAAACCTTAAAAAACCCCTAAAAAACAGTCACAGATGGGAACCATAAATTCTTATTGTTTTTTAGACACCAAAGGTAAATCAAAACATCATTATTATACCCTTAGCTTCGCACCTAATCTCGAGATTTTCAAACAATATAAAGCTCCTTTGGCACAGCTTCTTAGAAAGCTTAAAAACTTCACATGAAGCTATGTTAAAGAGATATTTTTCCGGCAACTTCATCCATGAAGCACCTGGCGAATCTATTTTTAGCTTACACTGAGGAGGAGAAGTAGGAAATTGTAGCTTCGTCCAGCTTCTCCCGCGGACCTACGTTTTGTCaaataattttaaaaacagcTTCAGCTTAAAAAAACTGCTTCAGAAACTATTTTAGAAGAATATGAAGTTACGCCAAAGTGGACAGTTCGTTATCCCTGATCCATacatttctttttatttttcacTAAAAAGTTGCATAATTAAGGTATCACTTTTTCCGTCATCTAGTGTTCCACAGACTCATTCTCTTGTAATCTTGGAGGCAAACTTGCACTCAAGACACCAAAACAAATGATTTCAGCTGATTACATTGGAGACCTTTTTTAATCATAAGGTATTAACATATTTTATAAGAGCAAAATGCACCGGCAGTTCTTAACACTGTTCAGATCTATAAACTTTAAAAACGTAATTTCAAACCTTTGAATATTTGGACAAGTAAAacatctctctcttttttttttccaaacaaCGACATTAAAGCTGAAGATGAATCAAACAACATGCCAGTAAAAGTGAGAATTGATCTGACAGGAGTGAATTGAACATTTTTTCATAAAACGTCTTTCACGCAGTTCAAATGTTCTTTTAGGCCCAAGCTCATTTCAACCTTAGCAGCAATATTTTGTGTGAGTTGTAAACAAAGGTTGCACACCTCCACGTGTCTAAACTCAAACGCAACCCTTTTGGCCGCCTTGCCGCCCGGTGACTTGAGTTTGACTCCAACAATCCTCTCCGCACCTTCCCGCCACGTCTCATTTCCATTTGACCATCGCCCTCTGCCTCGTCCCTCCCGCCGGGCGACCTCCCTTCCGCCGCACGCCGGctcccctcctccgcgccccgaGGCCGCGGCCGCGTTGACccccgcgcctcctcctccaccaccaccgtcaCCTCTCTCTGCCCCTTTACGTCCTCCCCAAGCCCCTTCATGTCGTCGAAAGGCATCTTCTCGCCCCATTTAGCGTCCACCGTCCACCGTCTCCCTTTCCCCaccgcctctctctctctctctctctctctctctctctctctctctctctctctctctctctctctctctccctctcttcctcctctccagCCTCCGCCGGTCGGCCTTCTTGCTCTGCGCCGGCGGTCTCCTTCCAGGTACCAACAGCTCGTTCAATTCGTTTGATCGGTGCCGACGGACTTGTGTGTTCAGGTTTCCTGATGGGATGGGATAAATTATTGCAGGTGCAGTTTCCATGTCAGTGGAGTTCAGGTCCGAGTGCGATGACATCGAGGAGGCCAAGTCCCCCAGCAACACGAgcgtcgccgccgtcgccgtcaaGAACGCCGACGCCTCGGTCTACAAGATCATCCACGGCTACCTGAAGCAGAAGAACAGCTCCATCATCAGAGTCGCCGCCGATGTCGCCAGGAAAGCGGCTTCCAACAAGTACACTGACAATTTTAGCACGCCGCTCTATTTATCTGCGCTGCATTCCTGGGGTGGGGAAGGAAATGAGAGATCGATCGTTTGCTTTGCGTGTCGTGTCCAGGTTATCCAGGAAGACCTCTGATGTTTTCGACACCTTAatccagcagcagcagagcaAGTGGGGAAACAAGACCGGGCCGTTGCTTTCCGGGATTTGTTACTGCATTGCTTCCTGCAGCATGATATTGCTCAACAAGGTGGTTCTCTCCAGCTACAATTTCGATGCTGGCATATCACTGATGCTATATCAGGTAATTCAGTTTATTTGCACCTCTTGTTCCCATCCTTTCTAGAGTAATTATAGGACGATGGTACCTTATTTTCATCGTTACTATTGAGCTGATCAGGCGTCCTTTTTTGGTTCAGAACTTTGTATGTGTGGTCATTCTTCTCATACTCGAGCTCTTCCGTGTTATTACAACGGAGGAACTCACATGGAAGTTGATAAAAGTCTGGATTCCGGTGAACCTTATTTTCATCGGGATGCTAGTAACTGGAATGTACAGGTATTCCCTGCTTCACACTGCATATACATGATGATCAGTTGATCACCTTTAGCTGGATTAAACGAGACGTCATGACAAATTTAACTGTATTTCATCTTTTTTTTCTCATTTCATGTTGTAgtagtctgaactctgaagtacAAACTTTATCGTTATGGTAGTCTTTGAGTATATGGATTAACCTTCTTTTCTCATTGTCACTCTTCAGTTTGAAGTACATAAATGTTGCGATGGTGACAATATTAAAGAACATGACAAACATTATAACAGCTATAGGGGAGCTATATATTTTCAGGAAGGGTCAGAATAAGAAGGTTTGGGCTGCACTATTTCTGATGGTAGGTTCATTACTGTTTGGCACGGTCCTTGTTTTACTTCTATATTATTACTAAATAATGACTTGACTATTGAGCTGAATTAAGAATTTACCTCAAGAATAGCATGATTTGTTTTACCTGAGCAGTTTATGTCTCTCTGTTTTTGCAGATTGTATCTGCTGTATGCGGGGGAATTACAGATCTCTCTTTCCATCTAATTGGTTATACGTGGCAAATTCTGAATTGCTTTCTAACAGCAGGCTACTCGGTTAGTTCATTTGTGCTAATAGTTTTACACAGTTATAAACTACTTCAAGTCTCTTCACAGTCTATAAATGGACTGCTGCGCACAGGCTGCTGTTGGGAATTTGAATCCTTGGCATTTAAATGTATTAATTCATACCGTAACGCACTTAAAAGACATTAGCAACACCAGAGTAGTGTTAAACTTCATTCAATCATATTGGATCTTCTTATGAGATCAATCTTATTTATTCTGCTGCATCCCCAGCACATCTAATGTATGATCCTTCTTAACAGCTCACACTAAGGCGCTTGATGGATACAGCTAAACAATCAACAAAATCTGGCTCCCTCAATGAAGTTTCTATGGTGTTACTCAACAACGCGCTATCAATTCCATTCGCAATCATTTTGGTTGTAATCTTTGACGAATGGGAATATGTTTGTCAAGCGTAAGAACTTCATCTTGCTTAGAAACAGACTTTCATAGTGTGCACTAAGTATTTGGTCTGAGTAGTTTGTTACCGTGTTATTTTCTTTTTCAGGCCTGAATATTTAGAGTAGTTAACTCTATCAATTTGATCACCGACATGTTGTGCATTAACTTTTATCTGTTTATGCTAGTTATGTAATCAAGTATATTAAAACTTCATGTCATCTTACTCCACTTTAAAATAACTTGTTTCCATAGAAAAGCATTCTGACTTTGCTCACAAAAGAAGCTTTAATCTCTGTGATCAACTTAAATAAGAAGTCAGATGAGGTGCATAAGGAAAACCAACATTTTTTTATCATCACAGTTGTTTTTTTCTAGGGTACAACTATCAATGTGCATGCTTCTCCATTTATACATGGCTTTCATTTGTTTTGCAGTGAAGTTATCAGAGAGCCTATTTTCTGGGTTGTTGCAACAGCTAGTGGTTTGCTAGGTCTAGCAATCAGCTTCTCTTCGGTGTGGTTTTTGCATCAGACTGGTCCAACAACATACAGGTGAGACAATAGTACTAATTTAATCGTGTCCACCGAAAATGTTTACATGAAAGGAAGAAATACGCACTCCTGTgacaccagcaaagttcttaTCACTTTTGTTCTCTTTTTCAGTCTTGTTGGTTCTTTAAACAAGATACCCATTTCGGTTGCTGGTATCTTGCTATTCAATGTCCCTGTAAGCGTCGAGAATTTCTGTAGCATAGTTTTTGGTAAGAATTTATTTCATCTGTGCTGTTATTTCTGATGTCCTTTTACCATGTTATATCCTAACGATGACACATTTCTGCATGTTCTCACCAGGTCTTTTTGCTGGGATATTCTTTGCAAAGGCAAAAATGTCCTAACACTGTTCTATCCAAGTGTGGCTGTAACATGAAAAGTTCCTGCGGCAGCTCTGCCTATCAACTGTACAGAGATATGACAGAGTTCATTTTGTCACGAATGCCGCCCCCGTCGTGAATTTTACATTCTTTCTCTCCGGTCATGAATTTTACATTCTTTCTACTCTCCATGCACAGGGTATGGGTACAGCATGTGTGTGTATGCCCTCACTCAGTTTTGTACCATAACTATGTCAAGGCAGAAAGAAATCTGCATGACTAAACAGCAACTGAAATTGTTCCAATCTCTCTGATCAAGAAATTGAGCAGAATGTTTACacaaaataaaagaaaaatttATGGTTCTGGCTTGGTTGTCGCCCAATCATTCTTCAGACATTCATGGCAAAAACATCACCAATGTTTGTACAAGAGTTTGCAGAGCTTCATACAATTTTTGGAGTCGTTATGTTGGGTTACTGGATCTATTGTGTTTCTGAGACTGGTACCTAATTCCTGAATCACAAATGTCGATAATTCCTAGTAAGCCGTCAATTGATGCAGCAAATCCAATCAATATTTCCCAAGCTACTACTTTCTCCTAAGAGCAAGATCAGAGGCATATCGAACATGATCTGGTAGGTAATTTGATAATTTCAATAATCCATATGTCATTCTTGATCAGCTGAAGAAAAAAGAAGATGAAATGCTGCGGGAAGCATCAAGTATATCACATCATCACATAAAAAATCACTTGAGTTTTGAAGGGGGGAGCCACCTTACACCACacgtatatgtatatatatgcaATCAATTTTCCCAAAGCAAATCGATCCAGCTTCGAGTTTCAGAAATCAGCCTTTCTTGTCGAAGAGCCCGCCGATGTTGAACCCCaagccgctgccgccgtcgtCGCTGCTGGCAGCTTTCTTGCCGCCGGCCGTGGTGCCGCCCCGGGTCGTCTTGGCGCGCGAGGAGGTGGTGCCGCCCCGGGCCGGCGCGCCGTCGACCTTGTTGAGGAGCGGGTCCGTCTCCACGAGCTGGTCCTTCTTGAAGATGACGCcgaagatgaagtcgacgaggCTCTTCTCCTCCTTGGCCGGCGCGGGGCTGCCCCTCGTGGCGGCGGGCAGGACCAGCACGGACCGCCGCGGCCTGCTCCTGCCCGCGGCCGAAGACGACGCCGGCGCCACGGCCGCCACGGTGCTGCCAAAGCCCACCGACGCCATGGTAGCTAGCTAGGTGCCTAGGCCACTAAGCTTTTCGCAGCAACGACCTGGTGGAAAGAAATGTATGATGCGCAGCTCTGCCGCTCTGGCCTCTCCGATTTCGTGAGGCGGCGAGAGGCCGGTGGGTATATAAGCGGGGGTGGTGATTGGGTGGTGGTGGTCGCGACGGGGAGGGCGAGGCGGCCACAAGCGGCTTATCCGCATGCATGGAGCTAGGCAGCTAGCGCGCGGCCACCACCGGCCGGTGGGGTGGAGACGTGCGTGCCGCTGCCGCGCGCGCAACAGGCGGCCGTGAGACGGAGCCGATCATCGGGCCGTGGaaacggtggaggaggtggacgTGGTTGGGCCACACGGGCGGGCCCTTGCGACCGCTGCCGGCGCGGGCCACGTCGGGCCACCAGGCTTCATTGCCTCCTTGAAATCTTTTCCACCTTCATAAACTTTAGGACGAACTCACGTTTCCTCCATAAATAATAAAATCGTCCGTCTAGACTCCTCGAACTCACAATACCGAATATAGCTAGCTAGTTTCTCTCAATAATTTTTCTCattttcttttatatttattttggttaaatctttaaaaaattatagtaaattaaaaaattataaaatgaaaatCCAATTTGTTGGACTTCAcgtgagtagatctatgcagtgaacatatggtatgatataatttagtaaaattttTTTGTTGTACTCttagatatatatttttctataattaatttatagctACAGTTTCCTTGGTCCAATTATAGTAAAATTTTTATGGTGAGCTAATCGTTCTTgagctatagtaaaaatttcatactcATTGGATCATATATGCTTGAGCAACTAAATTACAACCTATATCAGAGACTCTTCAGCACTCGTATGGCTGTAATAGTTTGTTTAGCTGTAGTACTCATGTGACTCCTTATAGCTTTGAATATAACTTCTTTCAATACTCCCTTTATGCTATTTAGAACCGCTTTCAATTTTATTTGTGTAGCTGTAATAGTTTGTAAAAATTATTAACATATAAGGATTTGCCGCAAATAATCGCAGTCACGCGTGGGTGCGAGGGCTGCTGTGGCAGAAGCGCGTGGCCTCATTAAATGGACCAATTTTTTATTGATATTGGTTTGTTAGTATAGGTCTTAGTTGATACAGCCCTCGCGCGTGGCTGACATGCTGAGCCTTCTACAACCGCTGTTGTTTGTCTGCTATAAGCTGGGTACTCCGGTAGGCAGCTCCTAttcatttattttttatttcttcattctattttctatttttttcctttttttactTGTTATTTCTTCCTAGTTCTCATTTATTTCATCTTTTCCACCCTTCCTTTTTGTCTCTTGCATTTCTAATCTTCATGTATTATTCCTTTTCTTCTTAGTTAGCATCTTTTATATCTTTTTCATGTTTTTTCTCTCCTTTTTATTTTTCATTTGTTTATCCTTATTGTTGATTTGTTTGCATTagatatttttttaaatttttctaTACTGCTAACATTTTGTTACACCGGAACAAATAATTTTCATTTTAGTTCCTCGGGTGTTCAAAATTAACGAATATACATTTGTTTTTATTAAACAAGTTTATTTTCTTTTTATCCTCTACTATTGAAAATAAATTTCAAGATAATAACAAATGACATTTATCTCCACCAAGTATATAAAATTATTCTACCAGTTTTATATATTTCCCCAGTTCTCTTAATTTTATCACACAAGTTCTATAAATTTTATTCCATCAGTTATATAAAATTGTTCCACCACTTATTTAAAATTGTTCCACAAGTTCTATAAGTTTTGTTCCACCGGCTCTATAAACTTTGTTCCACCACTTATTTAAAATTGTTCCACAAATGCTATAAGTTTTATTCCACCGGTTCTATAAACTTTGTTCCACCAGTTTATAATTTTCCCAATTGTGTAAAATTGTTTCCCCAGTTCTTTAAATTTTGTTCCACTAGCTATATAAAATTATTCCACCCAGTTATAAAATTGTTCCCActcttgtataaatttgttccACCAGCTATGTAAAATTGTTCCACCTAGTTATATAAAATTGTTCCCATCTTTGTTTAAATTTGTTCCATGAGTTATATAAAATTGTTCCACCATTTATATAAAATTTTTCTAGCTTCATATTTTCTTAGATTTTGGTAAGATATTAAAAACTGGAATGCAAAACTGTCTGAAAATCTTTCTCTAACTTCAACTGTCTAAATGAGTAAATTCTCGAATTACTAGTTCAATTACTTCGCCAGTTTCAATAGCTAAACGGAAGAAGAAGCCTGGCTAGCGGTAAAAGCAAAGAGAAAATGAAGCACGTGGCCGGCGGCCCGAGAAGGACGGAAGAAATTGTCAGCCCAAGAAAATTAACTGGCCTAAACCGCGCTTCTGCGATAAATCCAATCGTGGTAATTCGCGTTACTGCGAATCGGATCCGGATTTGCTATTTGTTAGTGGGTAGAACTGTTAGGTTCAACAATATTATTCATAGAAGATCCTTCGTACCACAGTCATATGTACATGAATTCTTGTTGATGTTTTCCACATATATGAACGTAGGAGGCCACCAAAATTGTTACAAACGTCATCTAGTCCTGCACGCACTGTGTCGTTTTCGATTTATTTTTTTCTAATGCCACCAAAGTAACACATGATCTTGATGATGTTGTTGATGTTTTTCAAGCTCCATTCTTCTTTTTAAATAATATTTTATCTTTATAAACTTCGCTACGCGATACTTTAATATCACACAAAAAAGAGAAGACTAACCTACTTGAATATGCCCTTAACAAAAAGGTGGTTGTTAGCCATGGCCCGTGAATAAGGACATCATTTGGATGGTAGCCGAGATCACTCTAGACTTCCATACTTACACGCAATTCATTTTTGCACCCACGCGGTGGCTAACCGTGGGTGGATCGATCCGTCCACCAAATTTTAGTAAGGCAACATCTAAACGCATGCATATTATTATCTTTTGGCATCTAGCTTTCAAAGAAAATCTTGTTTAAAGT from Panicum hallii strain FIL2 chromosome 9, PHallii_v3.1, whole genome shotgun sequence includes:
- the LOC112872874 gene encoding GDP-mannose transporter GONST1-like, with translation MSVEFRSECDDIEEAKSPSNTSVAAVAVKNADASVYKIIHGYLKQKNSSIIRVAADVARKAASNKLSRKTSDVFDTLIQQQQSKWGNKTGPLLSGICYCIASCSMILLNKVVLSSYNFDAGISLMLYQNFVCVVILLILELFRVITTEELTWKLIKVWIPVNLIFIGMLVTGMYSLKYINVAMVTILKNMTNIITAIGELYIFRKGQNKKVWAALFLMIVSAVCGGITDLSFHLIGYTWQILNCFLTAGYSLTLRRLMDTAKQSTKSGSLNEVSMVLLNNALSIPFAIILVVIFDEWEYVCQAEVIREPIFWVVATASGLLGLAISFSSVWFLHQTGPTTYSLVGSLNKIPISVAGILLFNVPVSVENFCSIVFGLFAGIFFAKAKMS
- the LOC112872875 gene encoding uncharacterized protein LOC112872875 — encoded protein: MASVGFGSTVAAVAPASSSAAGRSRPRRSVLVLPAATRGSPAPAKEEKSLVDFIFGVIFKKDQLVETDPLLNKVDGAPARGGTTSSRAKTTRGGTTAGGKKAASSDDGGSGLGFNIGGLFDKKG
- the LOC112877042 gene encoding zinc finger CCCH domain-containing protein 25, which gives rise to MNPLTQVKRTQVINQKEALLGIGEDASWHAKFKDSAYVFVGGVPFDLTEGDLLAIFAQYGEVVDVNLVRDKGTGKSKGFAFLAYEDQRSTILAVDNLNGAKVVGRIIRVDHVSKYKKKEEEDEEERQQKREARGVCYAFQKGECNRGASCRYSHDEQRNANTGWGSKEDSGARWEHDKHHDIPKSRGICYAFQKGECNRGASCKFSHDEQKNSNTGWSSRDGESSRSERYGGRDSRSRHDDRRPEDRDRYRHDKSPERSRGERHRNDDRYSQGREERSERHRYDDMDRKRSRYDENSERHERRG